A genomic window from Triticum urartu cultivar G1812 chromosome 7, Tu2.1, whole genome shotgun sequence includes:
- the LOC125520470 gene encoding putative disease resistance protein RGA4 isoform X2, translated as MAATVVVNIVVGPLVKIVLEKASNYLLDKYKVMKGMEQQHEILKRRLPAILDVIADAEQAAAHREGAAAWLQAIKKVTYQANEVFDEFKYEALRRKAKKEGHYKELGFSVQPLQAYSQWRQKDHDIFDPEKITSRSRAKDKKKLVDILVGQANNADLTVVPIVGIGGLGKTTLAQLVYNDTEIQKHFNLLLWVCVFDNFDVDSLAKSIVEAALEKSGTEAATSMRTKTPLDGLQNVLSGQRYLLVLDDVWTREVHKWEQLKACLERGGMGSVVLTTTRDKGVAKIVGTVEAYTLGALDGQYIKEIIETMSFSCLKKGEERPAVLMNMVDEIVERCAGSPLAAMALGSVLRNKTSEEEWKDVSSRSNICTVESGILPILKLSYNDLPPQMKQCFAFCAIFPKDYEINVDKLIQLWIAHGFIIQEKQVRLENIGKQIFNELVSRSFFQDVKQVQTTIGEIEQDGACSVRSTCKIHDLMHDVALSVMENECALATEDPGKIGYVVATEEPSQSEWLPDTARHLFLSCKEPGRKLNSSLKNSSSAIQTLLCDSFMSRSLHHLAKYSSLQALQLRLLGSFPLKPKHLHHLRYLDLSRSLIKALPEDMSILYNLQTLNLSGCVSLRELPRQMKYMAALRHLYTHGCPELKGMPRDLRKLTSLQTLTCFVAGSGSNCSNVGELGNLNLGGQLELHHLENVTEEAAKAANLVMKKEVTELTLKWTVGSDKVVDESSSRDDAKVLEELKPHDGLHAIRIHTYGGTTFPTWTTMLQNIVVIHISHCNKLQWFFSGDINTSFAFPNLKELTLQELVCFERWWEMDNGTQGEVVMFPRLEKLRISQCEKLTALPGQPTFPNLQNTRIERCPELTTRVESPNLGVLKMEGRDVQLFQWVARHMTSLTNLELHSLVDSTETTSAAAEHGLREVLYCKEKGNDHDFPLTVLVLQNFKPGITELCSCFVHLQDLSVWRCHALLHWPEKEFEGLVSLRKLAIHQCENLTGYAQVSTEPSTSSEKSPLLPRLELLVLRKCESLVEVFNVPASLRVMEILYCKKLESISGRRLLQGQSASSIHQGPSSIAEVSPSSSGDWAENLEKLKLVECHGLTGVLHLPSSLKALDIDSCSGLTSLESSSGELPLLECLYLWSCNNLLSLPDWPQAYSYLQCLYIMNCTVIKTLPRSLQQRLGTIQEEHVDAHYYGNKPRPVPILLKPNTWKCSIRRD; from the exons ATGGCGGCGACGGTGGTGGTCAACATCGTGGTCGGGCCGCTGGTCAAGATCGTGCTGGAGAAGGCGTCCAACTACCTCCTCGACAAGTACAAGGTGATGAAGGGCATGGAGCAGCAGCATGAGATCCTCAAGCGCAGGCTGCCCGCCATCCTCGACGTCATCGCCGACGCCGAGCAGGCGGCAGCCCACAGGGAAGGGGCCGCGGCCTGGCTCCAGGCCATCAAGAAGGTGACCTACCAGGCGAATGAGGTCTTCGACGAGTTCAAGTACGAGGCGCTTCGTCGCAAGGCCAAAAAGGAGGGACACTACAAGGAGCTTGGCTTCAGTGTG CAACCACTGCAAGCATACAGCCAATGGCGACAGAAGGATCATGATATCTTTGATCCAGAGAAAATCACTAGCAGATCGAGAGCCAAAGATAAGAAGAAACTTGTTGATATACTGGTTGGTCAAGCTAACAATGCAGATCTCACGGTTGTTCCCATCGTTGGAATAGGGGGTCTGGGAAAGACCACGTTAGCTCAACTTGTCTACAATGACACTGAAATTCAGAAGCATTTCAATTTGCTGCTATGGGTGTGTGTCTTTGACAACTTTGATGTGGATTCTCTGGCTAAAAGTATAGTTGAAGCAGCTCTCGAGAAAAGTGGTACAGAAGCAGCTACTTCCATGAGGACGAAGACACCGCTGGATGGCCTTCAGAATGTATTGAGCGGGCAAAGGTACCTCCTTGTATTGGATGATGTCTGGACACGAGAGGTTCATAAATGGGAGCAGCTCAAGGCCTGCCTTGAACGTGGTGGCATGGGGAGTGTGGTCCTGACAACAACTCGTGATAAAGGAGTTGCGAAAATAGTGGGGACTGTTGAAGCTTATACTCTCGGAGCTTTGGATGGACAATACATAAAGGAAATTATCGAGACAATGTCATTCAGTTGTTTGAAGAAGGGAGAGGAAAGGCCAGCCGTGTTGATGAATATGGTTGATGAGATTGTGGAGCGATGTGCTGGCTCTCCTTTAGCTGCAATGGCTCTGGGCTCTGTACTGCGTAACAAGACCAGTGAAGAAGAATGGAAAGATGTATCAAGCAGAAGCAACATTTGCACAGTGGAGTCTGGAATCTTACCGATACTCAAGCTCAGTTACAATGACTTGCCGCCACAAATGAAGCAATGCTTTGCTTTTTGTGCTATATTTCCCAAAGATTACGAGATTAATGTGGACAAGCTGATCCAACTATGGATTGCACATGGCTTTATTATCCAAGAAAAGCAAGTTCGTCTTGAAAACATTGGCAAACAGATTTTCAATGAACTAGTCTCAAGGTCATTCTTTCAGGATGTGAAACAAGTCCAGACCACAATCGGTGAAATTGAACAGGACGGGGCGTGTTCTGTCAGAAGTACATGTAAAATCCATGATCTTATGCATGATGTTGCACTGTCTGTAATGGAGAATGAATGTGCCTTGGCAACTGAGGACCCAGGCAAGATTGGATATGTTGTTGCAACTGAGGAACCAAGTCAGAGTGAGTGGCTTCCAGACACGGCTCGGCATTTATTTTTGTCATGCAAGGAACCAGGAAGAAAATTGAATAGTTCTCTCAAGAACAGTTCTTCAGCCATCCAAACACTTCTGTGTGATAGCTTTATGAGCAGATCATTGCATCATTTGGCAAAATACAGCTCCTTGCAAGCATTACAGCTCCGTTTGTTGGGATCATTTCCGCTGAAACCAAAACATCTGCATCACCTGAGGTACCTAGATCTCTCAAGAAGTTTAATAAAAGCACTTCCTGAAGATATGAGCATTCTATACAACCTGCAAACGTTGAACCTCTCTGGCTGCGTATCTCTTCGTGAACTTCCAAGACAAATGAAGTATATGGCTGCCCTCCGCCACCTTTACACTCATGGTTGTCCAGAGCTGAAAGGCATGCCTAGAGACCTAAGAAAACTCACATCCCTACAGACACTTACATGTTTTGTAGCAGGTAGTGGCTCTAATTGCAGCAATGTTGGAGAGCTCGGGAATTTAAACCTCGGTGGTCAACTAGAGTTACATCATCTAGAGAACGTGACAGAAGAAGCTGCAAAAGCTGCAAACCTCGTGATGAAGAAGGAAGTAACAGAACTGACATTAAAATGGACTGTTGGATCGGATAAAGTTGTTGATGAATCTAGCAGTCGGGATGATGCAAAAGTGCTCGAGGAACTTAAACCTCATGATGGGCTGCATGCTATAAGGATACACACCTATGGAGGCACCACCTTTCCAACATGGACAACTATGTTGCAAAACATTGTCGTGATCCATATTTCTCATTGTAACAAACTGCAATGGTTCTTTAGCGGTGACATTAACACATCCTTTGCATTTCCAAATCTGAAGGAGCTTACGTTGCAAGAGCTTGTCTGCTTTGAGAGATGGTGGGAAATGGATAATGGAACGCAAGGAGAAGTGGTGATGTTTCCTCGGCTTGAGAAGTTGCGCATTAGTCAGTGTGAAAAGTTGACAGCATTGCCAGGGCAACCGACCTTCCCAAACCTCCAGAACACTCGTATTGAGAGATGTCCAGAGTTGACAACTAGAGTTGAATCACCAAACCTCGGTGTATTAAAGATGGAAGGACGTGACGTACAGTTGTTCCAGTGGGTAGCCAGGCATATGACTTCATTGACCAATCTGGAACTGCATAGCCTTGTAGACAGTACAGAAACAACCTCGGCGGCGGCTGAGCATGGTTTGAGGGAAGTTCTGTATTGCAAGGAAAAAGGGAATGATCATGATTTTCCTCTGACAGTTTTGGTGCTACAAAACTTCAAGCCAGGTATAACAGAGCTGTGTTCATGTTTTGTACACCTGCAAGATTTGTCAGTTTGGAGGTGCCATGCGCTCCTCCACTGGCCAGAAAAGGAGTTTGAAGGATTGGTATCCTTGAGGAAGCTTGCGATTCACCAATGTGAGAATCTGACTGGATATGCACAAGTTTCTACCGAGCCATCAACATCATCAGAAAAGAGTCCGCTCCTTCCACGTCTAGAGTTACTAGTGTTAAGGAAATGTGAAAGTTTGGTTGAGGTCTTCAATGTCCCTGCATCTCTCAGGGTAATGGAAATTCTTTATTGCAAGAAGCTTGAGTCTATATCCGGCAGGAGGCTGCTGCAGGGACAGTCAGCATCGTCGATTCATCAAGGGCCATCTAGTATAGCAGAGGTGTCACCATCATCATCTGGAGATTGGGCAGAGAATTTGGAAAAACTGAAATTAGTCGAGTGTCATGGCTTAACAGGGGTCCTCCATCTTCCCTCGTCCCTGAAGGCTCTAGACATTGATAGTTGCAGTGGGTTGACATCTCTTGAATCTAGCTCAGGAGAGCTTCCATTATTGGAGTGCCTCTATCTTTGGAGTTGCAATAACCTGTTATCCCTACCGGATTGGCCACAAGCATACTCATATCTCCAATGTCTCTACATTATGAACTGCACTGTTATAAAGACGCTCCCTAGAAGCCTGCAGCAACGCCTGGGCACCATCCAGGAGGAACATGTAGATGCTCATTATTACGGAA ATAAGCCAAGGCCTGTCCCTATCCTGCTCAAACCAAATACATGGAAATGCTCCATCCGTAGAGATTAG
- the LOC125520470 gene encoding putative disease resistance protein RGA4 isoform X1, protein MAATVVVNIVVGPLVKIVLEKASNYLLDKYKVMKGMEQQHEILKRRLPAILDVIADAEQAAAHREGAAAWLQAIKKVTYQANEVFDEFKYEALRRKAKKEGHYKELGFSVVKLFPTHNRFIFRNRMERKLRKIVRAIEVLVAEMKDFDFKHQQPLQAYSQWRQKDHDIFDPEKITSRSRAKDKKKLVDILVGQANNADLTVVPIVGIGGLGKTTLAQLVYNDTEIQKHFNLLLWVCVFDNFDVDSLAKSIVEAALEKSGTEAATSMRTKTPLDGLQNVLSGQRYLLVLDDVWTREVHKWEQLKACLERGGMGSVVLTTTRDKGVAKIVGTVEAYTLGALDGQYIKEIIETMSFSCLKKGEERPAVLMNMVDEIVERCAGSPLAAMALGSVLRNKTSEEEWKDVSSRSNICTVESGILPILKLSYNDLPPQMKQCFAFCAIFPKDYEINVDKLIQLWIAHGFIIQEKQVRLENIGKQIFNELVSRSFFQDVKQVQTTIGEIEQDGACSVRSTCKIHDLMHDVALSVMENECALATEDPGKIGYVVATEEPSQSEWLPDTARHLFLSCKEPGRKLNSSLKNSSSAIQTLLCDSFMSRSLHHLAKYSSLQALQLRLLGSFPLKPKHLHHLRYLDLSRSLIKALPEDMSILYNLQTLNLSGCVSLRELPRQMKYMAALRHLYTHGCPELKGMPRDLRKLTSLQTLTCFVAGSGSNCSNVGELGNLNLGGQLELHHLENVTEEAAKAANLVMKKEVTELTLKWTVGSDKVVDESSSRDDAKVLEELKPHDGLHAIRIHTYGGTTFPTWTTMLQNIVVIHISHCNKLQWFFSGDINTSFAFPNLKELTLQELVCFERWWEMDNGTQGEVVMFPRLEKLRISQCEKLTALPGQPTFPNLQNTRIERCPELTTRVESPNLGVLKMEGRDVQLFQWVARHMTSLTNLELHSLVDSTETTSAAAEHGLREVLYCKEKGNDHDFPLTVLVLQNFKPGITELCSCFVHLQDLSVWRCHALLHWPEKEFEGLVSLRKLAIHQCENLTGYAQVSTEPSTSSEKSPLLPRLELLVLRKCESLVEVFNVPASLRVMEILYCKKLESISGRRLLQGQSASSIHQGPSSIAEVSPSSSGDWAENLEKLKLVECHGLTGVLHLPSSLKALDIDSCSGLTSLESSSGELPLLECLYLWSCNNLLSLPDWPQAYSYLQCLYIMNCTVIKTLPRSLQQRLGTIQEEHVDAHYYGNKPRPVPILLKPNTWKCSIRRD, encoded by the exons ATGGCGGCGACGGTGGTGGTCAACATCGTGGTCGGGCCGCTGGTCAAGATCGTGCTGGAGAAGGCGTCCAACTACCTCCTCGACAAGTACAAGGTGATGAAGGGCATGGAGCAGCAGCATGAGATCCTCAAGCGCAGGCTGCCCGCCATCCTCGACGTCATCGCCGACGCCGAGCAGGCGGCAGCCCACAGGGAAGGGGCCGCGGCCTGGCTCCAGGCCATCAAGAAGGTGACCTACCAGGCGAATGAGGTCTTCGACGAGTTCAAGTACGAGGCGCTTCGTCGCAAGGCCAAAAAGGAGGGACACTACAAGGAGCTTGGCTTCAGTGTGGTAAAGCTCTTTCCCACCCACAACCGCTTCATATTCCGTAACAGGATGGAGAGAAAGCTCCGCAAGATTGTGCGAGCCATTGAGGTCCTTGTGGCTGAAATGAAGGACTTTGACTTTAAGCATCAGCAACCACTGCAAGCATACAGCCAATGGCGACAGAAGGATCATGATATCTTTGATCCAGAGAAAATCACTAGCAGATCGAGAGCCAAAGATAAGAAGAAACTTGTTGATATACTGGTTGGTCAAGCTAACAATGCAGATCTCACGGTTGTTCCCATCGTTGGAATAGGGGGTCTGGGAAAGACCACGTTAGCTCAACTTGTCTACAATGACACTGAAATTCAGAAGCATTTCAATTTGCTGCTATGGGTGTGTGTCTTTGACAACTTTGATGTGGATTCTCTGGCTAAAAGTATAGTTGAAGCAGCTCTCGAGAAAAGTGGTACAGAAGCAGCTACTTCCATGAGGACGAAGACACCGCTGGATGGCCTTCAGAATGTATTGAGCGGGCAAAGGTACCTCCTTGTATTGGATGATGTCTGGACACGAGAGGTTCATAAATGGGAGCAGCTCAAGGCCTGCCTTGAACGTGGTGGCATGGGGAGTGTGGTCCTGACAACAACTCGTGATAAAGGAGTTGCGAAAATAGTGGGGACTGTTGAAGCTTATACTCTCGGAGCTTTGGATGGACAATACATAAAGGAAATTATCGAGACAATGTCATTCAGTTGTTTGAAGAAGGGAGAGGAAAGGCCAGCCGTGTTGATGAATATGGTTGATGAGATTGTGGAGCGATGTGCTGGCTCTCCTTTAGCTGCAATGGCTCTGGGCTCTGTACTGCGTAACAAGACCAGTGAAGAAGAATGGAAAGATGTATCAAGCAGAAGCAACATTTGCACAGTGGAGTCTGGAATCTTACCGATACTCAAGCTCAGTTACAATGACTTGCCGCCACAAATGAAGCAATGCTTTGCTTTTTGTGCTATATTTCCCAAAGATTACGAGATTAATGTGGACAAGCTGATCCAACTATGGATTGCACATGGCTTTATTATCCAAGAAAAGCAAGTTCGTCTTGAAAACATTGGCAAACAGATTTTCAATGAACTAGTCTCAAGGTCATTCTTTCAGGATGTGAAACAAGTCCAGACCACAATCGGTGAAATTGAACAGGACGGGGCGTGTTCTGTCAGAAGTACATGTAAAATCCATGATCTTATGCATGATGTTGCACTGTCTGTAATGGAGAATGAATGTGCCTTGGCAACTGAGGACCCAGGCAAGATTGGATATGTTGTTGCAACTGAGGAACCAAGTCAGAGTGAGTGGCTTCCAGACACGGCTCGGCATTTATTTTTGTCATGCAAGGAACCAGGAAGAAAATTGAATAGTTCTCTCAAGAACAGTTCTTCAGCCATCCAAACACTTCTGTGTGATAGCTTTATGAGCAGATCATTGCATCATTTGGCAAAATACAGCTCCTTGCAAGCATTACAGCTCCGTTTGTTGGGATCATTTCCGCTGAAACCAAAACATCTGCATCACCTGAGGTACCTAGATCTCTCAAGAAGTTTAATAAAAGCACTTCCTGAAGATATGAGCATTCTATACAACCTGCAAACGTTGAACCTCTCTGGCTGCGTATCTCTTCGTGAACTTCCAAGACAAATGAAGTATATGGCTGCCCTCCGCCACCTTTACACTCATGGTTGTCCAGAGCTGAAAGGCATGCCTAGAGACCTAAGAAAACTCACATCCCTACAGACACTTACATGTTTTGTAGCAGGTAGTGGCTCTAATTGCAGCAATGTTGGAGAGCTCGGGAATTTAAACCTCGGTGGTCAACTAGAGTTACATCATCTAGAGAACGTGACAGAAGAAGCTGCAAAAGCTGCAAACCTCGTGATGAAGAAGGAAGTAACAGAACTGACATTAAAATGGACTGTTGGATCGGATAAAGTTGTTGATGAATCTAGCAGTCGGGATGATGCAAAAGTGCTCGAGGAACTTAAACCTCATGATGGGCTGCATGCTATAAGGATACACACCTATGGAGGCACCACCTTTCCAACATGGACAACTATGTTGCAAAACATTGTCGTGATCCATATTTCTCATTGTAACAAACTGCAATGGTTCTTTAGCGGTGACATTAACACATCCTTTGCATTTCCAAATCTGAAGGAGCTTACGTTGCAAGAGCTTGTCTGCTTTGAGAGATGGTGGGAAATGGATAATGGAACGCAAGGAGAAGTGGTGATGTTTCCTCGGCTTGAGAAGTTGCGCATTAGTCAGTGTGAAAAGTTGACAGCATTGCCAGGGCAACCGACCTTCCCAAACCTCCAGAACACTCGTATTGAGAGATGTCCAGAGTTGACAACTAGAGTTGAATCACCAAACCTCGGTGTATTAAAGATGGAAGGACGTGACGTACAGTTGTTCCAGTGGGTAGCCAGGCATATGACTTCATTGACCAATCTGGAACTGCATAGCCTTGTAGACAGTACAGAAACAACCTCGGCGGCGGCTGAGCATGGTTTGAGGGAAGTTCTGTATTGCAAGGAAAAAGGGAATGATCATGATTTTCCTCTGACAGTTTTGGTGCTACAAAACTTCAAGCCAGGTATAACAGAGCTGTGTTCATGTTTTGTACACCTGCAAGATTTGTCAGTTTGGAGGTGCCATGCGCTCCTCCACTGGCCAGAAAAGGAGTTTGAAGGATTGGTATCCTTGAGGAAGCTTGCGATTCACCAATGTGAGAATCTGACTGGATATGCACAAGTTTCTACCGAGCCATCAACATCATCAGAAAAGAGTCCGCTCCTTCCACGTCTAGAGTTACTAGTGTTAAGGAAATGTGAAAGTTTGGTTGAGGTCTTCAATGTCCCTGCATCTCTCAGGGTAATGGAAATTCTTTATTGCAAGAAGCTTGAGTCTATATCCGGCAGGAGGCTGCTGCAGGGACAGTCAGCATCGTCGATTCATCAAGGGCCATCTAGTATAGCAGAGGTGTCACCATCATCATCTGGAGATTGGGCAGAGAATTTGGAAAAACTGAAATTAGTCGAGTGTCATGGCTTAACAGGGGTCCTCCATCTTCCCTCGTCCCTGAAGGCTCTAGACATTGATAGTTGCAGTGGGTTGACATCTCTTGAATCTAGCTCAGGAGAGCTTCCATTATTGGAGTGCCTCTATCTTTGGAGTTGCAATAACCTGTTATCCCTACCGGATTGGCCACAAGCATACTCATATCTCCAATGTCTCTACATTATGAACTGCACTGTTATAAAGACGCTCCCTAGAAGCCTGCAGCAACGCCTGGGCACCATCCAGGAGGAACATGTAGATGCTCATTATTACGGAA ATAAGCCAAGGCCTGTCCCTATCCTGCTCAAACCAAATACATGGAAATGCTCCATCCGTAGAGATTAG
- the LOC125520470 gene encoding putative disease resistance protein RGA4 isoform X3, with product MAATVVVNIVVGPLVKIVLEKASNYLLDKYKVMKGMEQQHEILKRRLPAILDVIADAEQAAAHREGAAAWLQAIKKVTYQANEVFDEFKYEALRRKAKKEGHYKELGFSVAYSQWRQKDHDIFDPEKITSRSRAKDKKKLVDILVGQANNADLTVVPIVGIGGLGKTTLAQLVYNDTEIQKHFNLLLWVCVFDNFDVDSLAKSIVEAALEKSGTEAATSMRTKTPLDGLQNVLSGQRYLLVLDDVWTREVHKWEQLKACLERGGMGSVVLTTTRDKGVAKIVGTVEAYTLGALDGQYIKEIIETMSFSCLKKGEERPAVLMNMVDEIVERCAGSPLAAMALGSVLRNKTSEEEWKDVSSRSNICTVESGILPILKLSYNDLPPQMKQCFAFCAIFPKDYEINVDKLIQLWIAHGFIIQEKQVRLENIGKQIFNELVSRSFFQDVKQVQTTIGEIEQDGACSVRSTCKIHDLMHDVALSVMENECALATEDPGKIGYVVATEEPSQSEWLPDTARHLFLSCKEPGRKLNSSLKNSSSAIQTLLCDSFMSRSLHHLAKYSSLQALQLRLLGSFPLKPKHLHHLRYLDLSRSLIKALPEDMSILYNLQTLNLSGCVSLRELPRQMKYMAALRHLYTHGCPELKGMPRDLRKLTSLQTLTCFVAGSGSNCSNVGELGNLNLGGQLELHHLENVTEEAAKAANLVMKKEVTELTLKWTVGSDKVVDESSSRDDAKVLEELKPHDGLHAIRIHTYGGTTFPTWTTMLQNIVVIHISHCNKLQWFFSGDINTSFAFPNLKELTLQELVCFERWWEMDNGTQGEVVMFPRLEKLRISQCEKLTALPGQPTFPNLQNTRIERCPELTTRVESPNLGVLKMEGRDVQLFQWVARHMTSLTNLELHSLVDSTETTSAAAEHGLREVLYCKEKGNDHDFPLTVLVLQNFKPGITELCSCFVHLQDLSVWRCHALLHWPEKEFEGLVSLRKLAIHQCENLTGYAQVSTEPSTSSEKSPLLPRLELLVLRKCESLVEVFNVPASLRVMEILYCKKLESISGRRLLQGQSASSIHQGPSSIAEVSPSSSGDWAENLEKLKLVECHGLTGVLHLPSSLKALDIDSCSGLTSLESSSGELPLLECLYLWSCNNLLSLPDWPQAYSYLQCLYIMNCTVIKTLPRSLQQRLGTIQEEHVDAHYYGNKPRPVPILLKPNTWKCSIRRD from the exons ATGGCGGCGACGGTGGTGGTCAACATCGTGGTCGGGCCGCTGGTCAAGATCGTGCTGGAGAAGGCGTCCAACTACCTCCTCGACAAGTACAAGGTGATGAAGGGCATGGAGCAGCAGCATGAGATCCTCAAGCGCAGGCTGCCCGCCATCCTCGACGTCATCGCCGACGCCGAGCAGGCGGCAGCCCACAGGGAAGGGGCCGCGGCCTGGCTCCAGGCCATCAAGAAGGTGACCTACCAGGCGAATGAGGTCTTCGACGAGTTCAAGTACGAGGCGCTTCGTCGCAAGGCCAAAAAGGAGGGACACTACAAGGAGCTTGGCTTCAGTGTG GCATACAGCCAATGGCGACAGAAGGATCATGATATCTTTGATCCAGAGAAAATCACTAGCAGATCGAGAGCCAAAGATAAGAAGAAACTTGTTGATATACTGGTTGGTCAAGCTAACAATGCAGATCTCACGGTTGTTCCCATCGTTGGAATAGGGGGTCTGGGAAAGACCACGTTAGCTCAACTTGTCTACAATGACACTGAAATTCAGAAGCATTTCAATTTGCTGCTATGGGTGTGTGTCTTTGACAACTTTGATGTGGATTCTCTGGCTAAAAGTATAGTTGAAGCAGCTCTCGAGAAAAGTGGTACAGAAGCAGCTACTTCCATGAGGACGAAGACACCGCTGGATGGCCTTCAGAATGTATTGAGCGGGCAAAGGTACCTCCTTGTATTGGATGATGTCTGGACACGAGAGGTTCATAAATGGGAGCAGCTCAAGGCCTGCCTTGAACGTGGTGGCATGGGGAGTGTGGTCCTGACAACAACTCGTGATAAAGGAGTTGCGAAAATAGTGGGGACTGTTGAAGCTTATACTCTCGGAGCTTTGGATGGACAATACATAAAGGAAATTATCGAGACAATGTCATTCAGTTGTTTGAAGAAGGGAGAGGAAAGGCCAGCCGTGTTGATGAATATGGTTGATGAGATTGTGGAGCGATGTGCTGGCTCTCCTTTAGCTGCAATGGCTCTGGGCTCTGTACTGCGTAACAAGACCAGTGAAGAAGAATGGAAAGATGTATCAAGCAGAAGCAACATTTGCACAGTGGAGTCTGGAATCTTACCGATACTCAAGCTCAGTTACAATGACTTGCCGCCACAAATGAAGCAATGCTTTGCTTTTTGTGCTATATTTCCCAAAGATTACGAGATTAATGTGGACAAGCTGATCCAACTATGGATTGCACATGGCTTTATTATCCAAGAAAAGCAAGTTCGTCTTGAAAACATTGGCAAACAGATTTTCAATGAACTAGTCTCAAGGTCATTCTTTCAGGATGTGAAACAAGTCCAGACCACAATCGGTGAAATTGAACAGGACGGGGCGTGTTCTGTCAGAAGTACATGTAAAATCCATGATCTTATGCATGATGTTGCACTGTCTGTAATGGAGAATGAATGTGCCTTGGCAACTGAGGACCCAGGCAAGATTGGATATGTTGTTGCAACTGAGGAACCAAGTCAGAGTGAGTGGCTTCCAGACACGGCTCGGCATTTATTTTTGTCATGCAAGGAACCAGGAAGAAAATTGAATAGTTCTCTCAAGAACAGTTCTTCAGCCATCCAAACACTTCTGTGTGATAGCTTTATGAGCAGATCATTGCATCATTTGGCAAAATACAGCTCCTTGCAAGCATTACAGCTCCGTTTGTTGGGATCATTTCCGCTGAAACCAAAACATCTGCATCACCTGAGGTACCTAGATCTCTCAAGAAGTTTAATAAAAGCACTTCCTGAAGATATGAGCATTCTATACAACCTGCAAACGTTGAACCTCTCTGGCTGCGTATCTCTTCGTGAACTTCCAAGACAAATGAAGTATATGGCTGCCCTCCGCCACCTTTACACTCATGGTTGTCCAGAGCTGAAAGGCATGCCTAGAGACCTAAGAAAACTCACATCCCTACAGACACTTACATGTTTTGTAGCAGGTAGTGGCTCTAATTGCAGCAATGTTGGAGAGCTCGGGAATTTAAACCTCGGTGGTCAACTAGAGTTACATCATCTAGAGAACGTGACAGAAGAAGCTGCAAAAGCTGCAAACCTCGTGATGAAGAAGGAAGTAACAGAACTGACATTAAAATGGACTGTTGGATCGGATAAAGTTGTTGATGAATCTAGCAGTCGGGATGATGCAAAAGTGCTCGAGGAACTTAAACCTCATGATGGGCTGCATGCTATAAGGATACACACCTATGGAGGCACCACCTTTCCAACATGGACAACTATGTTGCAAAACATTGTCGTGATCCATATTTCTCATTGTAACAAACTGCAATGGTTCTTTAGCGGTGACATTAACACATCCTTTGCATTTCCAAATCTGAAGGAGCTTACGTTGCAAGAGCTTGTCTGCTTTGAGAGATGGTGGGAAATGGATAATGGAACGCAAGGAGAAGTGGTGATGTTTCCTCGGCTTGAGAAGTTGCGCATTAGTCAGTGTGAAAAGTTGACAGCATTGCCAGGGCAACCGACCTTCCCAAACCTCCAGAACACTCGTATTGAGAGATGTCCAGAGTTGACAACTAGAGTTGAATCACCAAACCTCGGTGTATTAAAGATGGAAGGACGTGACGTACAGTTGTTCCAGTGGGTAGCCAGGCATATGACTTCATTGACCAATCTGGAACTGCATAGCCTTGTAGACAGTACAGAAACAACCTCGGCGGCGGCTGAGCATGGTTTGAGGGAAGTTCTGTATTGCAAGGAAAAAGGGAATGATCATGATTTTCCTCTGACAGTTTTGGTGCTACAAAACTTCAAGCCAGGTATAACAGAGCTGTGTTCATGTTTTGTACACCTGCAAGATTTGTCAGTTTGGAGGTGCCATGCGCTCCTCCACTGGCCAGAAAAGGAGTTTGAAGGATTGGTATCCTTGAGGAAGCTTGCGATTCACCAATGTGAGAATCTGACTGGATATGCACAAGTTTCTACCGAGCCATCAACATCATCAGAAAAGAGTCCGCTCCTTCCACGTCTAGAGTTACTAGTGTTAAGGAAATGTGAAAGTTTGGTTGAGGTCTTCAATGTCCCTGCATCTCTCAGGGTAATGGAAATTCTTTATTGCAAGAAGCTTGAGTCTATATCCGGCAGGAGGCTGCTGCAGGGACAGTCAGCATCGTCGATTCATCAAGGGCCATCTAGTATAGCAGAGGTGTCACCATCATCATCTGGAGATTGGGCAGAGAATTTGGAAAAACTGAAATTAGTCGAGTGTCATGGCTTAACAGGGGTCCTCCATCTTCCCTCGTCCCTGAAGGCTCTAGACATTGATAGTTGCAGTGGGTTGACATCTCTTGAATCTAGCTCAGGAGAGCTTCCATTATTGGAGTGCCTCTATCTTTGGAGTTGCAATAACCTGTTATCCCTACCGGATTGGCCACAAGCATACTCATATCTCCAATGTCTCTACATTATGAACTGCACTGTTATAAAGACGCTCCCTAGAAGCCTGCAGCAACGCCTGGGCACCATCCAGGAGGAACATGTAGATGCTCATTATTACGGAA ATAAGCCAAGGCCTGTCCCTATCCTGCTCAAACCAAATACATGGAAATGCTCCATCCGTAGAGATTAG